The Leadbetterella byssophila DSM 17132 DNA window CAGAAAGTAAGATTCTATCCCAAACCTATCAAATACCATTTGTATGGTCACTCTAGAGGCAGAAGATGCTACCACCATCTTTATACCATTATCCTTATAATGGTTCAATAAATCACGCACACCAGGTAGCAAATCGAATTCCTGATCATTAAAGAAGAGTTCCTTAAAATAAGCTCTTTTCTTATCTATTATGTATTGAGGACTTACTTGCAGTTCGAAATGGTTAACCAAAGCATCAGCAATATGCTGCGTGGACGCCCCAGAAAAGGAATAATATTGTTCCTCCGTGACTTCAATTCCTAAATCTACAAAGGTTTGAAAGAATGCCTTTCTATGCAAAGGCTCGGAGTTCACTAAAACCCCATCCATATCAAAGAGTACTGCCTCTAACGCCATGATTTCAATGTTTGCACAAAGTTCCATCTTATGCAGGGAAACTCCGAGCTCTAACCATCAATTCATAAGCACAGTACAAGTACTTCCTACTTTTTTAACACGCTTTCCACTAAAAGTATCTGTAATTGATCATTGATGTACTGATTATATACCAAATCTTTACCGTTAGGAGAAAAGTGAGGGGCTCCTACTATCTTGCCTTCAATAGGAGTTTGAAGGACTATCGTATCTAATGTCTTCAATTCTATAATATGTACAGCATTATTGCCCACAAAAGCTATATGGGTTCCTTCAGAATTCAGATTAAAGGTATAATCAATGGAATAAGGCAGTGAAGTAAGCAACTTCAGCTCCCCCGAAGACGCGGATATCTCCGCAATTTGATCTTGTCCCTTTGGATCTTTTGCCAAAGCATACAGCTTTTCTCCTGAAGGATGAGCCCTGAGCCAATGCCGTGTTGAGGAAAGACCCTTTTCGGTATGGGTTAGTTGGCGCGGACGTATAAAACTGGGAACTTGTGGTCTTTGACCCCTCTCACCTATTGCTTCATCAGCTGTTTTAGCCTCCACCTTAACAAGATATACTTCTATTTTATCCTCACTTAAGCCTTGAAAAGCAATGGTATTCTGGTCTAGCCAACATTCATCAAAGGCCTTTTCTAATTTACCGCCTTTTCCCACTTCAGCCACTAAATAAGAATAATAAGTACCTGAGTTATTCCCTTCTCCTTCTTCCGCCTGCACATTTGAAGGAAACATCACTCCCACCGTTCTCAACTCCGGATCTACTAAGGCATCATTATAGGTAAAACTCAACATGTTACCGTCTGGGCTCCACATATGAGAATGTGTCCCACCTCTTAAGGAACCAGGGGCATAAGGAGCCTTCAGATCCCTTGCATCCATAAAAATCCCATGCATGGGATTTTTTAAATCCACCGCCACCCCTGTTCTATTACTAATACCATAGTTACCTACCCCATGGATGAAAATTACTTTGTCCTCAACGGGACTAAAGGAAGCAGCCCCTACTCCTGGTCGTGGGCTATAATAGATTACACGCTCCCCTCCTTCTTTTAAGTCCACTACTCCAATGTAGTTGTTCTCACCCATCTTAGTGTCATCATTTCTTCCGTCAAAAACAATATACCTTCCATCCCTAGAAAATACTCCGTTATGATGTAAAGTATGACCTCCTGGGCTAGTAGTAAGTACTTTGGGAGTAACCATAATTATATATATCAGCTCTTTTACCATTTTGAAGGATCAAAGATCATATGTTTTATGGATTGACGGGCATAGGTATAGGAAATATGCACTTTCCCATCTTTCGTCTGAATAACTGCAGGATAGGAATAACCCGAATGTATAGGCACATTTTCTAGCACACTAACCATTTTCCAATCTACCCCATCTTCTGAAACAGCAACATTTAATACATTTCTGTTTTCTCCTGACCTTACAGAATGATTATAGACCAAAACATGCCTCCCATCCTGAAGCGTCAAGGCATCCGTTCCCGAATTAGGATTGGGTAAGCCACTAGGCGTTAATGGGCTCCAGGTTTTGCCTTTGTCCTTCGACCAACTAGTGACCAATACATCTTGTAGTGTACGAGCAAGTATCTGTAGATCTCCATTTTTATGAATCAAAATGCTAGGCTGTATAGCATCATATTGCACTCCATCATTGATGGGTGGAATTACTTGCCAATTTTTGCCATTGTCCTTACTGACTTCAAAATATATCCTCCAGTCCCTTCCATTTTCAGTACCCCTCCTTTCCATACTGGTGGGAGAAATGATGGTTCCATCAGGTAGCTGGATGGCCTTATTCTTCACGGGACCTAGTAAATCACCAACTATAGCATGCTTCCCCATCACTTGTGGGGTAGACCAGGTTAATCCCTCATCCTCCGAAGTTACATAAGCACCCCACCAATGGTCCACATCCGGCCCTACTTTATAAAACAGATAGATAGGACCATCTTTTGGCCGAAATAAAACCGGATTCCAGGTAGGATATCGGAGAGTGTCATTCACATAACCATTGACCACTTCCACGGGCCAAGACCATTTTCCCTCTTTAAACCTTGCAACCCGGATTCCCACATCTGCATGTTTTTCATGGGTACCGGCAAAGAAGGCACAGAGTATGCCGTCATTTACCTCTAGTAAAGTGGAAGCATGGCATTGGGCAGTAGGCTTCTTATCTAAAGGATACACCAATCCTTCATGAATCAAACCCCGTTTTTGAGCAAATGCAGAAATGGTAATAAAGAAAAATAAGATCCTTTTCATCTGAAATGAGGTATACGGTGAAACGTCAGGTAGTTAGCATCGTGATTATTGTGTGCATTTTCTTTTCCGTCAAAATGCGCGGTACGTGATAAAAACACTATATCTTCCCCTTCAAAATGCCAGTCCACATATTGGAAACCATGAAATAACACATCCGGATGTTCGAGTACCACTTTCTCGTCTTGCCATGTTTTCAGGTCGGATGAACTTCTTAGAACCAGCACATTTCTCATGCTGGAAGGATTCCTTTGTGGAAACTGCTTTCTGTACTTTTCAGGCACTGCATTGACCAGTGTCCAATACTTCCCGGAAACAGAGTCGTACCGTATGACAAACTTCTTAGATCCACCTTCAAAGGGATAGAATCCATCTAAACTCAACCTTTTCCCATCCTCAGAAATTCTTACAAATGCCGCCCTTTCATCTATACTTTTTTGATTAGCCACGCGCAGGATGTTCCACATTTCTCCTCCTTTTCCTACTACAAAATTACCTTCTAGCCAACCGTTAAAGTCGCCATTATTATAAGTGCTATCATACAGAAGAGAAGTACTAGTGGTCCATGATTTAGAATCTAGAAGATCTGCATCTACTGGAGCAGACATGACCATTGCTCCGTATCTTTTCCCCCATTGCAGTATGGGGCCGTGGGCCGTTTCCATAGGTCGCCAAAGTCTCCCATTATGCTCCACCACTGGCATAGGAGCACAATGAAACTCTCCTGTTAGTAAGACGCCATTATCTTTCCTAGTGGGGCTAGTCCAGGTTCTCCCTCCATCTATAGACTTACGGATGAGGACTGTTCCGTGATGTCTATCTGGGCCCAGAAGGTAAAGTTCTCCTCTTTGTACAAAAAGGCTAGACCAAAAAGCTCCTTGAATTTCGGATAAGAATCTCCAGGTTCTTCCTTTGTCATTGGAAGAATAAATCCGGGTAGTGGCTTGTTGCCATTCCGAACTCTTCGGACCAAAAAAATCGTGAGAGGCCACATAATCTCCATTAGGCAAAGTAGCTAAGCTTGGCGAACCTATATACCTTTCCGCGCTGGCAGGTTCATAAGCCACTATGGTGCCGGGAGGGGTTTGGGCAAATGCACAATAAGATAGGAGTATTAATAGAACTAATTTGTTCATAATTCAAGGGTTCTTTTCACTTCCACAAATCTATTCCATAGTTCGTCAAGCTCCGCATAATCCCTGGTAGAACTTCCATTTCTACAAAACTCAGAAATGGGTAATCCTCTTTTCCTTAAGATATACTTTGCACTGGCAGGGTAAGTCCTGTGCATCAAATCCATATTATTTGTAAAGAATGCCTGCACCATTTCTACTTTATCTGATTCATCAGCATAGTGTTCACATAGCCAAACTATCAATTCCGGGAAGTAATTCCCCTGTATACAAGACAATCCTGCAGAACCAGCCTTCAAACTTTCTACCGCATGAACCATATATGCATCATATAGTCCAAAGGAAGACTGTTTTTCACACGCTTTCAATTTTTCTTTAATCTGATTTATATCCAAACAAGTATCCTTATGATAGATAACTCTTCCACTTTCCACTAATTCTCCCAAATGATCAGGTTGAATGATTCTCTTGTAGGGGACGGGACATTCATAGAATCCTAAAGGTATGTCTTCTGTTTCTTCCAGTAATTTTGATGTAGCCAAACGAAAGTCTTGGTCTCCCGCATTCTCTTTGGATAGTAATCCACTGATAACTATCACTCCATAAACCCCTGTTGAATAAATTTCTTTGATGGAATGGGAACATTCATCCAGATTTATTCCAAAAGAACCTGTAGCTACCACCGGCACTTTGCCATCTATATACCGGACCACGAATTCGCACAGTTCCAATCTTTCCTGTCTACTGAGATGGTACATTTCGCTTGAAAGGCAGTTGGCAAACATCCCGCCCGCCCCACTATCTAAATAGAAATCTATCAGGCGTTTGAGACCTTCAAAGTCGATCTCTTCATTCTCCTTAAATGGAGTAAGCATTACCGGCACAAACTTCTTCATGATACTCTACGTTTTTGCATGAAATTCCCTACCAAAAAAATAGTTAAGGTACCCACTACTATGGTCATATTGGAATGCAGCATTAATCCTCCATAGAATGGACTTAAGGTCATCCAAAGGATCACTAAAATACCAATGGCAGTAGCCCATTTTGCATCTATATCCTTTGCATCCTTACTCCAGATACCTAAAAGGAAAAGACCTAACATGCCTGCTGCAAATATTCCCGACAAGGTCCACCAAGCATCTAAGATGCTCTTGATCCCTATCATAGCCATTCCACAAAGCATACCCAATACTCCTACCAGAACAGTGGCTGAATAAAGAATCTTCATGTGATCTCCGGAAGTTTTAGCAAAATATCTCTTATAAATATCTTCAGTAAATACCGTAGCTGAAGCATTCATCCCGGAGCTAATGGTACTCATAGCTGCGGATAAAAGAGCAGATATTATCAGTCCTAGCAACCCTTTTGGAATCTTATGGACCATGAAATGCGGCATGATCTTATCACCATAATCAGAAGGCTGTAAAGTAGAGGCTAAACGGATCACCTCTTGAGATTCTATAGGGAGATTTAATCGCTCAGAAGCCGCACGCAAGGACACTTCCTGAATCCAATCCGGTTGTTGCTGGTAATAAGCATAAAGACAGGAACCGATAACAAAAAACAAGAGGGAGACAGGCAAGTAAATCCATACGCAGAGCCAAACGGATTTCCCAGCTTCTTTTGCAGAATTTGCCGTATGGTATCTCTGTACATAATTTTGGTCCATGCCAAAGTTATTGAGGTTGATGAAGAAGCCGTATAAAAGGACCACCCAGAAACTAGAAGTAAAGAAATCAGGAGAAAATGTTCCTAAATTAAACTTGTTATCCCTTTGTCCTATATCAATAATCTCCTGAACTCCACCAGGAACCTCTTTAACTACAAGGTAGAGAATCACTACTGCGCCTAAGGTTTTTAAAACTCCCTGGACTACTTCCGTCCAGATCACCGCCTCAATACCCCCCAGTACGGTATAAATAACAATACAAACACCTGTCACTAACATGATGCTTACCATGCTATATCCTGTCAAAGCTTGCAAGGTGAGAGAAATTCCAAAGAATATGGATCCGATTCTTGCTAATTGAGTTAGCAGGAAGCAAATCACAGCATACGTCCTAGCCCATGAACCAAACCTTTTTTCCAAGTGAGTATACGCAGACACTTCCCCTGTACTTCTATAAAAAGGCACAAAGTACTTAGTGGCAATCCAAGCAGCAAAAGGCATAGATAAGCTAAAAACAAAGGCGTTCCAATTTGTACCGAATGCTTTTCCTGGAACCCCCAAAAATGTATTTGAACTGAGAAATGTGGCGTAGATTGAAATACCTATAGCCCAACCGGGAATTCTACCCGCTGCTCTTGTAAACTCTTCTGCCGTTTTATTCTTCTTGGAAAAGTAAACGCCTACTAATACCATTCCTACAAGGTAAAAGCCAATAATAATCAGGTCAACTACGGGTAATTGATTCATATAGTTAGGTTGAAGTTCCTAAAAGATATACTATTTTTCTTGATAACTGGACTACTCTAGTTCAAGAAGTAAAAAATTATTTTCCACCCCCTAGGTTTTGATTCTCCACCCGTAGAAGCGATTTTTGCAGATTAAACAGTAAACAATGGAAGATTTTTTAAGTCAGGTTAAAGACCAAAATTTACCTTTCACAGAGATAATTCAGTATATAGAGAATAATTACAAAGTCAGTCCCACTGCCTTCCAGAACGGAGATGCATATAATTCCGAAACCCAAAACCAAGGAAGCGCAAAGGTTTTGTATTTTGCAAAACT harbors:
- a CDS encoding HopJ type III effector protein, producing MEDFLSQVKDQNLPFTEIIQYIENNYKVSPTAFQNGDAYNSETQNQGSAKVLYFAKLLNLSKEDTLLLFAEHYQSVLADPEGDNHQNIRQFMKNGWEGVRFEGIVLEKK
- a CDS encoding DUF3748 domain-containing protein; translated protein: MVTPKVLTTSPGGHTLHHNGVFSRDGRYIVFDGRNDDTKMGENNYIGVVDLKEGGERVIYYSPRPGVGAASFSPVEDKVIFIHGVGNYGISNRTGVAVDLKNPMHGIFMDARDLKAPYAPGSLRGGTHSHMWSPDGNMLSFTYNDALVDPELRTVGVMFPSNVQAEEGEGNNSGTYYSYLVAEVGKGGKLEKAFDECWLDQNTIAFQGLSEDKIEVYLVKVEAKTADEAIGERGQRPQVPSFIRPRQLTHTEKGLSSTRHWLRAHPSGEKLYALAKDPKGQDQIAEISASSGELKLLTSLPYSIDYTFNLNSEGTHIAFVGNNAVHIIELKTLDTIVLQTPIEGKIVGAPHFSPNGKDLVYNQYINDQLQILLVESVLKK
- a CDS encoding HAD family hydrolase; protein product: MALEAVLFDMDGVLVNSEPLHRKAFFQTFVDLGIEVTEEQYYSFSGASTQHIADALVNHFELQVSPQYIIDKKRAYFKELFFNDQEFDLLPGVRDLLNHYKDNGIKMVVASSASRVTIQMVFDRFGIESYFLGRVSGADLEASKPHPEIFLKAAGLTQTPVEACMVIEDATNGILAAHRAGIFCAAFKSPHTHLQDYSLANLVVEDYRELYLPLLQTYFS
- a CDS encoding sodium:solute symporter; the encoded protein is MNQLPVVDLIIIGFYLVGMVLVGVYFSKKNKTAEEFTRAAGRIPGWAIGISIYATFLSSNTFLGVPGKAFGTNWNAFVFSLSMPFAAWIATKYFVPFYRSTGEVSAYTHLEKRFGSWARTYAVICFLLTQLARIGSIFFGISLTLQALTGYSMVSIMLVTGVCIVIYTVLGGIEAVIWTEVVQGVLKTLGAVVILYLVVKEVPGGVQEIIDIGQRDNKFNLGTFSPDFFTSSFWVVLLYGFFINLNNFGMDQNYVQRYHTANSAKEAGKSVWLCVWIYLPVSLLFFVIGSCLYAYYQQQPDWIQEVSLRAASERLNLPIESQEVIRLASTLQPSDYGDKIMPHFMVHKIPKGLLGLIISALLSAAMSTISSGMNASATVFTEDIYKRYFAKTSGDHMKILYSATVLVGVLGMLCGMAMIGIKSILDAWWTLSGIFAAGMLGLFLLGIWSKDAKDIDAKWATAIGILVILWMTLSPFYGGLMLHSNMTIVVGTLTIFLVGNFMQKRRVS
- a CDS encoding sialidase family protein; its protein translation is MNKLVLLILLSYCAFAQTPPGTIVAYEPASAERYIGSPSLATLPNGDYVASHDFFGPKSSEWQQATTRIYSSNDKGRTWRFLSEIQGAFWSSLFVQRGELYLLGPDRHHGTVLIRKSIDGGRTWTSPTRKDNGVLLTGEFHCAPMPVVEHNGRLWRPMETAHGPILQWGKRYGAMVMSAPVDADLLDSKSWTTSTSLLYDSTYNNGDFNGWLEGNFVVGKGGEMWNILRVANQKSIDERAAFVRISEDGKRLSLDGFYPFEGGSKKFVIRYDSVSGKYWTLVNAVPEKYRKQFPQRNPSSMRNVLVLRSSSDLKTWQDEKVVLEHPDVLFHGFQYVDWHFEGEDIVFLSRTAHFDGKENAHNNHDANYLTFHRIPHFR
- a CDS encoding dihydrodipicolinate synthase family protein, translated to MKKFVPVMLTPFKENEEIDFEGLKRLIDFYLDSGAGGMFANCLSSEMYHLSRQERLELCEFVVRYIDGKVPVVATGSFGINLDECSHSIKEIYSTGVYGVIVISGLLSKENAGDQDFRLATSKLLEETEDIPLGFYECPVPYKRIIQPDHLGELVESGRVIYHKDTCLDINQIKEKLKACEKQSSFGLYDAYMVHAVESLKAGSAGLSCIQGNYFPELIVWLCEHYADESDKVEMVQAFFTNNMDLMHRTYPASAKYILRKRGLPISEFCRNGSSTRDYAELDELWNRFVEVKRTLEL
- a CDS encoding sialidase family protein, producing the protein MKRILFFFITISAFAQKRGLIHEGLVYPLDKKPTAQCHASTLLEVNDGILCAFFAGTHEKHADVGIRVARFKEGKWSWPVEVVNGYVNDTLRYPTWNPVLFRPKDGPIYLFYKVGPDVDHWWGAYVTSEDEGLTWSTPQVMGKHAIVGDLLGPVKNKAIQLPDGTIISPTSMERRGTENGRDWRIYFEVSKDNGKNWQVIPPINDGVQYDAIQPSILIHKNGDLQILARTLQDVLVTSWSKDKGKTWSPLTPSGLPNPNSGTDALTLQDGRHVLVYNHSVRSGENRNVLNVAVSEDGVDWKMVSVLENVPIHSGYSYPAVIQTKDGKVHISYTYARQSIKHMIFDPSKW